A section of the Deltaproteobacteria bacterium genome encodes:
- the alr gene encoding alanine racemase, producing the protein MAYKRPTIALIDTASLKHNLGEIKRLVGSDTAVMAVIKANAYGHGDLMTANALTEAGCEMFGVAYVEEAVRLREGGVEGKIFVLAGIFEGQYDDIIEYALTPVVWDSKTAEEINSSAAKKGVTVPVHVKIDTGMGRLGVLTPEAPEFFKKLKNLKHLEVEGVMSHLAESEAEDKSFSLEQINAFEKCLAEIASLGIKPKYTHIANGAAAVSIPKSRYNLVRPGLMLYGVYPSPSLKNLVALKPALEFRTAVSALKTVKSGTPVSYSRTFTAKRDSTLAILPIGYGDGLRVALSNSLNVIINGSYAPVVGRICMDLCVADVTDVKNVKPGDEAVIIGRRGDKAVTAEDLALTAKTIPYEILTGISVRVNRVKA; encoded by the coding sequence TTGGCGTATAAAAGACCAACCATAGCGCTCATCGATACAGCTTCGCTAAAGCATAACCTTGGCGAGATAAAGCGGCTTGTTGGCTCTGATACCGCCGTAATGGCCGTAATCAAGGCCAATGCCTACGGCCACGGAGATTTAATGACCGCAAACGCCCTTACAGAGGCAGGGTGCGAGATGTTTGGCGTTGCGTATGTGGAAGAGGCAGTGCGCCTTAGAGAAGGCGGCGTAGAAGGGAAAATATTCGTCCTTGCCGGCATATTCGAAGGCCAGTACGATGACATAATCGAGTACGCGCTTACCCCCGTTGTCTGGGACAGCAAGACAGCAGAGGAGATAAACTCATCTGCCGCAAAAAAGGGCGTAACGGTCCCCGTGCACGTAAAGATAGACACGGGCATGGGAAGGCTCGGAGTTCTTACGCCGGAAGCGCCGGAGTTCTTTAAAAAACTGAAGAACTTAAAACACCTCGAGGTAGAGGGCGTGATGTCGCACCTTGCCGAATCAGAGGCCGAGGATAAAAGTTTCTCGCTTGAGCAGATAAACGCCTTTGAAAAATGCCTGGCAGAGATAGCCTCGCTTGGCATCAAACCCAAATACACTCATATCGCTAACGGCGCGGCTGCAGTATCCATACCAAAGAGCCGCTATAACCTCGTAAGGCCCGGGCTCATGCTCTACGGCGTGTACCCGTCGCCTTCTCTAAAGAACCTCGTAGCGCTAAAGCCGGCACTCGAGTTCAGAACGGCTGTTTCGGCGCTTAAGACAGTAAAATCGGGCACACCCGTTAGCTATTCGCGCACATTCACGGCCAAACGGGACTCTACCCTTGCGATCCTTCCCATAGGCTACGGCGACGGCTTACGCGTAGCCCTATCTAACTCCCTAAACGTAATCATAAACGGCTCATACGCGCCTGTAGTCGGGCGCATTTGCATGGACCTCTGTGTAGCCGACGTAACGGACGTAAAGAACGTAAAGCCCGGAGACGAGGCCGTTATAATAGGCAGGCGCGGCGACAAGGCCGTAACGGCAGAAGACCTGGCCCTCACGGCAAAGACCATACCCTATGAGATACTTACCGGCATCTCGGTTCGCGTAAACAGGGTAAAGGCATGA